The Colias croceus chromosome W, ilColCroc2.1 genome contains a region encoding:
- the LOC123704858 gene encoding uncharacterized protein LOC123704858: MASLDLLTPHLDKIKIPTSQQLVYKDECVYSFDNPRDPKKRFSAGRPQVVGGPSSGLATRERLPRRLRIILDWLQRAGWRPDERTLETKLEKIIYASVYRSHSGDVETTRLFNYLSESIDEAQFRFPSAQIVVLGDFNACHSEWLFPFLKTDHAGREAFNFATSYNLSQLVKEATRIPDIVGHTANCLDLLLTTDPDRYTVEVSAPLGTSDHCVVKTVSSYSPPDFTTKGKRRVWRYKLADWDEMRNFFSSYPWRQVCFTSDDPSNCADSVTDVIRQGMEFFIPFYDVNIDSKARPWFNAECAAAEKSKQTAYRAWVDARIHKASDLGEKKKAFNKAAKSCKKSLRKARFQHIRRIGNKLSSYPAGSKAFWSLAKVVESNFSRSSLPPLLRPDGSLAHTAKEKADTFATLFADNSRLDSSNMTPPSIPHYGSDMPAIRIRQKDVLNVMRGLDVNKASGPDGIPAVVLRACAPELSPILTRLFRLSLESGKVPKSWKLANVQPVPKKGSRADPTNYRPISIKIIQYTLHTQQDYGACIELSAPRVP; the protein is encoded by the exons ATGGCGTCTCTAGATCTTTTAACACCACATTTggataaaatcaaaataccaACATCTCAGCAATTGGTTTACAAAGATGAATGTGTATATTCGTTCGACAACCCG CGGGATCCGAAGAAACGGTTCTCCGCTGGCCGACCGCAGGTTGTAGGGGGCCCAAGTAGCGGGTTAGCCACTCGTGAAAGGCTGCCCCGCCGCCTGCGCATAATCCTGGATTGGCTCCAACGTGCCGGTTGGCGACCGGACGAGAGGACCC TGGAAActaaattggaaaaaattatttacgcCAGTGTTTACCGGTCGCACAGCGGTGATGTGGAGACTACTAGGCTCTTCAACTATCTGAGTGAGTCGATAGACGAGGCCCAATTCCGGTTTCCCAGCGCTCAAATCGTCGTTTTAGGGGACTTTAATGCTTGCCACAGCGAATGGTTATTCCCCTTTTTGAAGACAGATCACGCTGGGAGAGAGGCATTTAACTTCGCAACTTCTTATAACCTCTCCCAGTTGGTCAAAGAGGCAACTCGTATACCGGACATTGTAGGCCATACAGCTAACTGTTTGGATCTGTTACTTACTACTGACCCAGACCGCTATACGGTAGAGGTTTCTGCTCCGCTCGGTACCTCCGACCACTGTGTGGTAAAAACTGTCTCATCTTACTCTCCTCCAGACTTCACAACTAAGGGTAAGAGACGAGTTTGGAGATACAAATTAGCGGACTGGGATGAGATGCGTAACTTTTTCTCCTCCTATCCTTGGCGGCAGGTTTGTTTTACTTCCGATGATCCCTCAAACTGTGCAGATAGTGTGACTGATGTTATTCGTCAAGGTATGGAGTTTTTCATCCCCTTTTATGACGTTAACATCGATTCCAAAGCTCGACCCTGGTTCAATGCTGAATGTGCCGCAGCTGAAAAGAGTAAACAAACTGCATATCGTGCCTGGGTCGATGCGCGAATTCATAAAGCCTCAGATTTAGGTGAAAAAAAGAAAGCATTTAACAAAGCCGCCAAGTCATGCAAAAAATCACTCAGAAAGGCAAGGTTCCAACACATTCGCCGTATTGGAAACAAACTCTCATCTTATCCTGCTGGTAGTAAGGCGTTTTGGTCGCTTGCGAAAGTAGTTGAGTCAAACTTTTCCCGTTCCTCACTCCCACCACTGTTGAGACCAGATGGATCACTTGCTCATACTGCTAAAGAGAAAGCTGACACATTTGCTACGCTCTTTGCTGATAATTCACGTCTTGATTCCTCGAATATGACACCTCCCTCAATTCCTCACTATGGCTCAGATATGCCTGCTATACGAATTAGGCAAAAGGATGTTTTGAATGTTATGCGTGGCCTTGACGTGAACAAAGCAAGTGGACCGGATGGTATTCCAGCAGTGGTCCTAAGGGCGTGCGCACCTGAATTATCTCCTATTTTAACGCGCTTATTTCGGCTGTCTCTTGAATCAGGAAAAGTTCCTAAGTCCTGGAAGCTTGCAAACGTGCAACCTGTGCCTAAAAAAGGCAGCCGTGCAGACCCCACAAACTATCGACcgatatcgataaaaataattcaatacaCGCTCCATACTCAGCAAGATTATGGAGCGTGTATTGAATTATCGGCTCCTCGCGTACCTTGA
- the LOC123704894 gene encoding glutathione S-transferase theta-1-like → MALKLYYDLMSQPSRALYILLKTAKYNFEPKPVNLRGGEHFTEEYASINKFKKVPVIDYNGFILTESIGIIRFLSRENIIPKSLYPIESKAQARVDEYLEWQHVGLRLHCAMYFRVKYLTPITTGEPADPKQLAGYERRMFNAIQEFDTLWLGKHEFVTGNNITVADLLAAVELEQPRMAGFDPAEKFPNIAAWWPKVKQHFNPYYDEAHVILNKIVKKNLTAKL, encoded by the exons ATGGCCCTAAAATTATACTATGACCTTATGTCACAACCTTCTAGGgctctatatattttattaaaaacggCTAAGTATAATTTTGAACCAAAACCAGTGAATCTACGAGGAG GGGAGCATTTTACGGAAGAATATGCGtcaataaataagtttaaaaaagttcccGTTATAGACTATAATGGTTTTATATTAACAgaaag TATAGGAATCATAAGATTTCTGTCGCGTGAAAACATTATACCAAAGAGCTTATATCCAATTGAATCTAAGGCACAAGCAAGAGTAGATGAATATCTAGAATGGCAACATGTCGGACTCAGGTTACATTGCGCTATGTACTTCCGAGTAaag TACTTAACACCAATAACAACCGGAGAACCAGCAGATCCCAAGCAATTAGCAGGCTATGAACGGAGAATGTTCAACGCAATACAAGAGTTTGATACTCTGTGGTTGGGGAAACATGAGTTTGTTACTGGCAACAATATTACTGTGGCTGATTTGTTAGCAGCAGTTGAATTGGAACAACCAA gaaTGGCTGGTTTTGATCCCGCTGAGAAGTTTCCTAACATAGCAGCTTGGTGGCCGAAAGTAAAACAACATTTCAACCCTTATTATGATGAAGCCCATGTTATATTGaacaaaattgttaaaaagaaTTTAACTGCTAAATTGTAG